The Pseudofrankia sp. DC12 region ATTCCGCTTCAGACTCAGGTCGCGGGGTGCGGTCAGCGGTGAGAGCCGTCTGAACTCCTCGGCCGACGTGGCGAACACCAGGAGGTCGTGCCGGTAACCCGGTGGAACGTCGATCGCCGCGACGTCGAGGCCTGCGCCGGCGAAGCGGGCGCGCACGGCGGTGGCCTCGGCTTTCTGGCTGCAGAGGACCAGGAGGCGCCTGCTGGCGGTGGCGGCGACGGTCGCGGCCTCGTCAAGGTTGGCGACCGGCCGCACTGTGGGCACGATGACGGCGTCGAGGAGGTCGACGGCGTCATCGGCCGCCGGTTGCCACGGTCGCAGGAAACGGTCGTGGCTGGGGAAGTGGCGCGCGCCGCTCGGGCCGCCGGCCGGCGTGGCGGCTTCCAGCGACCTGACCTGGGACGCCGAGCCGGCGGCGTCCGGCACCTGTACGGCGCAACCCGCATGTCCACCGGAGTCGGCGGAGTCCACGGGGCGTTGCTGATCCTGGGCCGACGGCCCACCCGTTGCTCCCAGCAAACTCACACGTCCGACCACTCGAAGAGCCTGGTCCTCGGGTTGTCGAGTTCCGGCGTCACCGTCCTCCCGGCGTTGATCGGGACCCGGAAAAGCAGGCCGTAACGCTGTGCGTCCTCGAAACGGGCCGCCAGGTAGTCCTCGTTTCTTTCGCGGAGTTTCGCGTGCGTAAGCATTCGTACCGCGCCCAGGACGCCGCGTGAGTGAACTCCGTTGCAGATGGTGAGGGTGGCGGTCAGGTTGTACGGGTTCGGCACCCGGGCGAAATACCCGACGTCCTCGACGTACCGGAAGGTCGCTCCCTTGTTGAGCTGCGCCCGGTACTGAGGTTTGTACTCCACCTGCTCGCCTCCGTCGGACGGCCTGACCACGAAAATCTCGCCGTCAGGAAAGTCCCTGTGCTCCACCTGATTGACCGGTAGATCCTCGAGCTGGCTCAGAAAGGACGCGGTCATGTCGTTCCACTCGAGTCCGCCGACGACCACGACGTGGTGCGAGAACTCCTCGTCGGACATGTCCTCAGGCTGCATGAAGCGAACGTCGGTGGCTGGGTTCTCGGCGCGGATATGACCGAAGAGCTCGACCATCGGGTCGAGGTCGGCGTAGCTCAGGAGCCGGGTGAAGTTGGGGTGGCTCGGGTGGGCCAGCCGGGAGACGTCCAGCGCCGGGATACGGCCGCACACCAGGCGGATAGGGGTGTCGTCAGGGAAATACCAGGTCCTTCGGCGGCCGTTCGCATGCGAGGGCGCGCCATGGTCGCGAAGCCGCCTCAGCTCGCTGAGCAGCGCGTCACGCCGGGCGCGCTCCTCGGGTGAGAGCTCCTCCTCGGCGAGAAGCCGGATCTGGCTGTTGGGCACGGAGCGCGGCGCCGCGAAGAGGCAGGCGTAGGCGCGCAGCTTGTCGTCGCCGGGAGCGGCCTGGCCGGTCTCGTAAGACGACACGGTCGTCTCGGCGACGAGAAGGATCCGAGCCAGCGCCGACTGGGTCAGCTGACGGGGCCAATGACGGGTCCGTAGGTCGCGCAGCCGTAGGGCAAGAGGCGTCCGTCTTTGACCTGGAGACACGCCGCCCCCCTTCCCAGGCGATCCCAGTGGACTCCATGGTAGCCCAACGTGGGTTGTTGGGTCTGAATTAGGTCTGGGCAGTCGGGTAGCCGACTCCGGCGTGGCGGTTGGCGGTCCGCTGGGGCGCGCCGGAACCGGGCTGGAGAACGACTGGATTCACCTCGGGAACGCCCGGAGCCAGTCGGCCAACGCTCAGACCTCCGTGCACAACCCTGTTTGACGTTAAGTGCCTGTCGAGTGTGCGTGACGGCCCCGCGGGGATTCTCCTGGAGCAGCCGGTAAATCGGCTTGGCAGGGTCTCGAAAGAAGTAGCCGGGGGGCGAGATGGAACCGCACTGACGACGCGGCCGCGCGCGGCGGCGTATCGACGGTGAATGGGGTGGAGCTCGGAAAGGATATTGACGTGAACGTGGCAGAGTCGTTCTTCGTAGCGGCGCAGGACCCATCGTCGGCCGCCTCTGGAGGGGGTGGGTCGGGGGCGATCGCGCTGCTGTTGGCGCTGGTCACGGCGCTCGTGCTGCTCCGCCTCCTGCGCGGGGCCTGGGCCGTCCTCGCGCCGGTCCTGCGGCCGGTGCTGGCGCTGGCCGGTGCTCTCGTCACGGTGATCATCGTGATCATCGTGCTGCTCGGCGGGATTCCCAAGGACAGTTCGTCGGAAGCACCAGTGACGCCGGGGCAGACGGTCACCTCAGTGCACGCGGGCGGGGAGCGCCAGCTCTAGGCGC contains the following coding sequences:
- a CDS encoding helix-turn-helix transcriptional regulator codes for the protein MSPGQRRTPLALRLRDLRTRHWPRQLTQSALARILLVAETTVSSYETGQAAPGDDKLRAYACLFAAPRSVPNSQIRLLAEEELSPEERARRDALLSELRRLRDHGAPSHANGRRRTWYFPDDTPIRLVCGRIPALDVSRLAHPSHPNFTRLLSYADLDPMVELFGHIRAENPATDVRFMQPEDMSDEEFSHHVVVVGGLEWNDMTASFLSQLEDLPVNQVEHRDFPDGEIFVVRPSDGGEQVEYKPQYRAQLNKGATFRYVEDVGYFARVPNPYNLTATLTICNGVHSRGVLGAVRMLTHAKLRERNEDYLAARFEDAQRYGLLFRVPINAGRTVTPELDNPRTRLFEWSDV